ACAGATACTCTTGTATCCACGCCTGTTTTTTCTTTCATCAGAGCAGCGAATTCCCCGCCTGACATCACACCTTCAGCCACAATAATAATACTGTGCTTTTTGCCGCGTGCATGTCCCTTTTTAATTTTATCGACTACTTTGTCGAGGTTATAAGGATCTTCAGGAATCAGGATTGATTCAGCACCACCTGAGAGTCCTGACCAAAGCGCAATATCACCCGCATTACGTCCCATTACTTCAATGATAAATGTACGCTCATGCGAAGTTGCTGTATCACGGATTTTATCAATTGCATCAATGACTGTGTTCAGCGCAGTGTCAAAACCGATTGTAAAGTCAGTACCCGGAATGTCATTATCAATCGTACCCGGTACGCCTACACATGGATAACCATGCTCGGTTAATGCTTTTGCTCCCATATATGAGCCGTCTCCACCAATAACAACAAGACCTTCGATACCGAATTTCTTCAGCTGCTCTATTCCTTTTTTCTGGCCTTCAGGTGTTTTAAATTCTTCGCATCGCGCAGAATAAAGCTTCGTTCCCCCGCGGTGAATGATATCACCAACAGAACCAAGCTCAAGCTTTTCGATATTACCGGAAATTAACCCCTGGTACCCCTGGTAAATTCCATATACTTCAAGCCCGTGATAGATGGCTTTTCTTACGACCGCTCTGATCGCAGGGTTCATACCCGGAGCATCTCCACCACTGGTCAGTACGCCAATTTTTTTCATTTTGATGTTCCCACCTTTAATTGAAAAATTATGTTAACTATTTCACAGAAATAGTGTTCCGAAGTTGGATGTACAAGTTCGTTTTCATCCTTTTAAAAATAACATGAAGATCTTTTGTTCTCAATCATAAGCTTAAGGTCTCACACATTCTTCTTAAGGGAATATTCATGTAAACGCTTAAATATTCATTATTGTACACATTTTAGACACATAATAACCTGAATGTTCCTTTCTTCTATTGTTTACACATCTCACAAAAGAAAAAACCTCTTCAGAAAAGATCTGAAAAGGTTTTTTGGTTATACCGTTTCTTTCGTAAACTCCCCGATTGACTGGAATTTATCATAGCGCTGGGCTACTAATGACGCTTCGTCTAATTGGGATAATTCTTTCAATGACTGAAGCAGGATCTGATCAATCGCTGATGCCTGCTGTTTAATATCTCTATGTGCCCCGCCTTTAACTTCAGGAATAATTTCATCGATAATACCCATTCCCTTTAGGTCGGGCGCTGTAATTTTCATTGATTCTGCTGCCTGTTTTGCAAGACCTGCATCCTTCCATAGAATAGATGCTGCTCCCTCAGGTGAAATAACAGAGTAAGTAGAGTTCTCAAGCATATGCAGATGATTACCTACACCAAGTGCCAGCGCACCACCGCTGCCTCCTTCACCAATCACGATGCAGATCACCGGTACAGTGAGTCCTGCCATCTCAAACAGATTACGTGCGATTGCTTCACTCTGACCACGCTCTTCAGCTGCTTTACCAGGGTATGCACCCTTTGTATCGATAAAGCAGATAATCGGACGCTTAAACTTCTCAGCCTGCTTCATCAGGCGAAGTGCTTTGCGGTATCCTTCAGGATGTGGCATACCGAAATTCCGCTTAATATTTTCTTTTGTATCCTTCCCTCTCTGATGGCCGATCACTGTGACAGGATTTCCTTTATAGCTTGCAATCCCGCCAACAATTGCATGATCATCTCCATACAGTCGGTCACCGTGCATTTCCATAAAGTTTTCAAATAGCACTTCTATGTACTCAAGCGCTGTCGGACGTTCCGGATGACGCGCAAGCTGTACACGGTCCCATGGTTGGATCGAGGAATAGACATCCGCTTCAAGACGCGCAAGACGCTCTTCAAGCTTTGCAATTTCCTCGCTCAGATCAACTTCCGAGTCAGCAGTAAATGCTTTCAGTTCATTGATTTTTTCACGCAGCTGATTCAACGGCTTTTCAAATTCAAGTTCATTTACCATGATGCCCCTCCTTTTTTATGCAGAGATAGCAGCACACTTAATTTTTCTTTCATCTCAAGTCTTGAGATCACCTGATCAAGCTGACCATGCTCCATCAGAAATTCCGCTGTCTGAAAATCTTCAGGGAGCTTTTCTCTGATTGTCTGCTCAATAATTCGTCGACCTGCGAAACCGATCAGTGCACCCGGCTCAGCAAAATTATAGTCTCCAAGTGAAGCAAAGCTCGCTGAGACACCGCCTGTCGTTGGATGTGTCATAAAGGAGATAATCAGGCCGCCTTTATCACTAAAGCGCTTAAGTGCTGTACTGGTTTTTGCCATTTGCATTAAAGACAGTACGCCTTCCTGCATTCTGGCACCGCCGCTTGCTGTAAAAATAATAAAAGGAAGGTTTTTCTCCTCAGCCACTCTGACAGCTTCAGCAATTTTCTCTCCAACAACAGAACCCATACTGCCCATTCTGAAAGTAGAGTCCATAATGGTAAGCACTGCCTCATTACCATCGATCGAACAGGTTCCGGTCACGACTGCCTCATTTAAGCCGGTCTTTTTCTTGTCCTTCTCAAGCTTTTCAAGGTAATCAGGAAATTCCAGCGGATTTTCAGAAGACAGCTGCTGGTTAAATTCTTTAAAAGAACCTTCATCAGCCAGACATTCGATTCTCTCAGCCGCATTCATTGGATGATGATAACCACACTGCAGACATACCTTTTTATTCTTATAGATTTCTTTCGTGTAAATAATCTTTTTACATTTAGGACACTTGGTTAATATTCCTTCCGGGACATCATTTTTATCATGTTCAGATGGAATCGTTGCGTACTTTTTCTTTTTTGCAAATATATCCTTCAGCAACCGGTCTTCCTCCCTAGTCATTATCTATATTTTTGATCAGCTTTAAAGGCTGCTCAGTATCTTCTGAAAACAAATGTTCATGAAAACGTTCCATTATCTCATCTGTCAGTGGCACCTGCATTTTGTCTTCTGCATGATAAAAATCATTAAGAATCAGCCATATTCTTGTATAAAGCTGATTGCCGCCCGCTTCAACAAGCTCTCTTTTCAGATGAGTCAATAAAGTCAGCTCTGATTGCCTGTATTGATTTAATACGTGCTCATATAAATGCAGCTTATCTACTTCAGGCAGCGCCGACACTCTTCTTATAGCGTCTTCTTCAAGCCATGCTTTCACTTCAGCGACATCACTGACAGCACGGCTCTCCTGGAGAATAAACATACCTAACAGATCAATCAGGTGATGATCCCTGAAATCTCTCAGGAATGTACCCTCGCCTCTTCTCGTTTCAATTAGTCCAAGCAGCTCAAGCGCTCTTAACGCCTCGCGCACAGAAGAGCGTGCAACGCCGAATCGCTCCGACAGTTCACGCTCTGATGGGATTCTGTTGCCGGCTGTCAGACGGTCTTCCCTGATCATATCCCTGATCTGGTGGACAACAGATATATATCTTTTATGTTCATTCAAATGTCTGTCACTCGCTTTTTCCGATTTGGGATAAGCGTGCAGTTTTTTCTCTCACTTCTTCAGGATCCACTTTAATTCTTGCTACACCTGTTTCCATGGCAGCATTTGCTACACGTGAAGCGACAGCAGGTGCTACTCTTGGATCAAATGGAGCAGGGATGACATAATCTGCATTCAGTTCGTCCTCAGAGATTAATGAAGCAATCGCTTCTACTGCAGCAATCTTCATTTTTTCGTTAATATGTGTTGCTCTAACATCGAGTGCCCCTCTGAAAATACCCGGGAATGCAAGCACATTATTAACCTGGTTAGGAAAATCTGAGCGTCCTGTTCCGACAACACTCGCTCCGTTTGCCTTAGCAAGTGCCGGCATAATCTCAGGTACTGGGTTAGCCATTGCAAAAATAATCGAATCCTGGTTCATTTTCTGAACCATCTCTTCAGTCAGTGCACCTGCAACTGATACACCAATAAACACGTCTGCGCCTTCAATCACATCATCAAGTGATCCATCAAGACGCTCTCTGTTCGTGATTTTTGCTACATTATGCTTAACCTCATTCATGCCATAAGGCCGGCCCTCATAGATCGCACCCTTAGAATCACACATAATGATATCTCTTACACCATAGCTGTATAACAGCTTAATAATCGCAATGCCGGCTGCTCCTGCTCCGTTCATTACAACCCTGATTGAAGAGAACTCTTTATTTGTAATCTTAAGAGCATTCACAAGACCTGCCACCGTCACAATAGCTGTTCCGTGCTGATCATCATGAAAGATCGGTATGTTTGTTTCTTTTTTCAGACGCTCTTCAATTTCAAAGCATCTTGGTGCAGCGATATCCTCAAGGTTAACGCCGCCAAAAGTCGGCTCCATCAGCTTCACGGTTTCTACGATTTTATCAATCTCTGTTGTGTTCAGGCAGATTGGAAAAGCATCTACCCCGGCAAAGCTTTTAAATAGAACAGCTTTCCCTTCCATAACAGGCAGTGAAGCTTCCGGTCCGATATTTCCAAGACCGAGGACAGCTGTACCATCAGATACGACGGCAACCATGTTCCCCTTCATTGTATAATCATATACCGTCTCCGGTTTATCATAAATTTCTTTACATGGTTCTGCTACACCAGGTGAATATGCGAGACTGAGCTCCTCTGCATTTCTTACTAGTACTTTTGATTTTGACTCCAGTTTCCCCTGATTCACTCTGTGCATATGCAGTGCTTCATCTCGTAATGACAAAGAACTTCACTCCTATTTTTTGGGTTACCCCTTTATTTAACAATTGGTCAGACCACATTCTTATTCACTATAACAAAAACAATTCAACATTTGCAATTTATTGTTCGACGACATTTTCATTTCCAAGCAGCTGAATTAGCCTGTCTAATAGCGCATTAGCAGGGTTAATGCTGATGCTGAGCTTCTGCTTACTGCCGGATTCTGCATCATATACAACAACCGGCATTTCACCTGCAAATTTTCTGCAGAACTGATCAATCATGTTAAAAGTATCCTTCGTATCCATTGATTCGGGAATTCTTAAAAAAAGGGTTTTTATGCGATCCGCCCCTTTATACTGATCCGCAGGGACCGCATGCTGAACGACAAACTGATTTTTCCTATTGCGTTCTTCTGTTTTTCCTGACAGCACGAGTGTCATCCCTTTTTGAATAATAGGGGACTGTTTTCTGAAAACATCCGGAAACACGACACCATCCATATCCCCTGACTCATCGCTCAAGGTAACAAAACTCATATTCTCACCCTTTTTTGTCCTGATCACACGCACTTCGGTTAAAAGTGCACCAACCATTCCTTTCACCCCAGGCCTGATCTCATCAATTCTGAGTGCCCCTGAGCCTGTCAGCCTGTCCCGGTAGACGGACACAGGATGTGAGGATAAGTAAACACCGAGTACTTCTTTTTCATGAGCCAGCTTCTGTTCATCCGGCATAGGTGAAGCTTTAGCGTGCTTAGGCTTAATATCAAGATCCTCAAACAAGCTGCCTTCTCCCTGCACCAGTCCTGCATGATTAATTGCCACTTCAATCGAGGCAAGCAGTACAGAGCGGTCCTGACCAAAGCTGTCGAGTGCACCTGAAAAGATCAGCGGTTCAAGCAGCTTTCTGTTAACAAGCTTCGGATTCAGCCTGCTGCAGAGATCAAAAAAGTCGCGGAAGGGCTGTTCTTGCCTGACAGTGATAATGTTTTCAGCCGCCGCTTTATTTACACCTTTTATTGCACTAAGACTGTAGATGATTTCACCTTTTTCACCTTTAAAGTACCGCATACTTTTATTAATATCAGGCGGCTGTACTGTAATAGAAAGGTTTCTGCATTCCTTTATATACTGTGCTGTTTTATCTTCGTTTCCTGTCGCAGTGGTCATCAGTGCCGCCATAAATGAAACCGGGTAGTGTGCTTTCAGGTAGGCAAGCTGATAACCAATCTTACTGTAAGCAACAGCGTGACTCCGGTTAAAACCATAATCAGCAAATCTGACAATCAGATCATACAGTTCATTAGCTGCTTCACTTGAATAGCCTTTTTTAACAGCACCTTCAGTAAATCTCTTTCGTTCACGGTCAAGGTCCTGCTTTTTCTTCTTACTGACTGCTCTTCTCAGTACATCTGCCTGCCCGAGTGAGAATCCTGCGAACCTTGAAGCAATCTCCATGATCTGCTCCTGATAGACAATAATGCCATACGTTGAGGATAAAACAGGTTCAAGGTCCTGATGAATATAAGGAACCTTTTCGTGACCATATTTTCTCTTTATATATTGAGGAATAAATTCCATTGGTCCCGGACGGTTTAACGCGTTGACTGCCACAAGATCTTCAAACTCTGACGGCTTCATTGTCATCAGTACTTTTGTAACACCTTCTGCTTCAAATTGAAAAATACCACTTGTCCAGCCTTTGCCGAGCAGCTCAAACGTTTCCTTGTCATCTTCAGGGATCTTTTCGATATCAAATGAAGGTTCACTCTGTCTGACTGACTGGATGACCCGGTGTAAGATCGTCAGGTTCCTGAGCCCCAGGTAATCCATCTTTAAAAGTCCAATCTCCTCTAAAGCGCCCATCGGCCATTGAGTAATATGGGCATAGTCCGTGCCTTTTTGAAGCGGTACAACTTCTGCAAGCGGGACGTCACTGATTATTACGCCTGCTGCGTGAACAGATGTATGTCGCGGAAGCCCTTCAAGCTTCATAGCCGTTTTGAACCAGTCCTTATACCGCGCTGACTGATTCACAAAGCGTTTAAGCGATTCCGACTGCTCGTATGCTTCTTTCAGTGTAATCCCGTGAAGAGATGGAATTGATTTTGAGATCACTTCCATTTCCCCGGTAGTCATGCCGTAAACCCTTGCCATATCACGTGCCACAGCTTTTGCAGAAAGTGTTCCAAACGTTGCTATCTGCGCTACTTTCTTTCTGCCGTATTTCTCAGCTGTATATTGAATCACTTCATCACGGCGGTCATCCGGAAAATCAAGATCAATATCCGGAAGCGTGACACGTTCAGGATTTAAAAAACGTTCAAACAGTAAGTGATGTTCGATCGGATCCACGTGTGTAATAAATAACGCATAAGCGGTTAAAGATCCTGCGGCCGATCCACGACCGGGCCCTGCTAAAATATGCTGTTCACGCGCAAACTTCATCACGTCCCAGATAATCAGGAAATAATCATTAAAGCCCATCTGATCAATGATTTGCAATTCGTATTTAAGACGCTCGCGATAGACATCTGTTACCTGGTCCACGCGCTTTTTAAGTCCTTCTTCACAAAGGTAGGCAAGTACTTCCTTTTGCGTCACATCATCCGGCACTGGAAAAACAGGCAGGTGTGAGGCAGAAAAATCAATATTTACCCGGCAGCGCTCAGCAATTCTGTATGTATTTTCAATCGCTTCGGGCGTATCTGAGAGCTGACTTTCAACCTCATCAGCTGATCGGAAATGATAGCTCCCGTCAGCTTTTACTTCATCTACTGATAAACCGTCTCTAAGAGCAACCAGCGCTTCATAAGCGGTCTGATCGGCAGGCTCGCTATATTTCACTTCAGCGGTAGCCGCCATAGGGAGGTTTGCCTCTGAGGAAAGGGACTGTATTAACGAGTGAAGCGCTGGATCATCAGGCCGGTTCAGACGAGATAACCCCAGATAAAACCGGTCTTTTCCCATCATCTGCATGAGCTGATCTGCCCGTGACTCGGCTGTATCAATCTGTCCATTTAGCAAAAGACGTTCAATTTCACCATCAGGACCGGGTGTGATAGCGATTAATCCTCCTGCGTATGACTTGAGCCACTTTTCAGGAAGCGGCTTTGCTGTCGTTGAGATTGCGCTAGAAATTTTGATCAGATTCTGATAGCCTTCATTCGTTTCAGCTAGCAGGATCAATGGGAATGCCTGATCATCATTTCCGCTGATATCAGCAGTCAGACCAATAATCGGTTTGATCCCTTCTTTTATACAGGCTTTGTAAAAGGGGATCACACCGTACATTGTATTATGATCTGTCAGCGCAAGTGCAGGCAGCTTCTCGCGTTTAGCCTGTGCGACCAATTCAGCGACTGTCATTGTGCCGCTCAGCAGGCTGTATGCACTTGTGACCTGTAAATGTGTAAATGCCATAAAGGATCCCCTTTCATCAAATGTTTTATTGTTTACAAATGGCTTCCAGCTTTTCTATTACTTCTTCTGCTTCAGACCATTTATATATAGATGCTCCTGCAGCTACCGGGTGACCGCCGCCGTTATACTGCTTGGCAAGCTCATTAACGATCGGTCCCTTCGATCTGAGCCGTACACGGATTTCCTTTTCCTCTTCAATGAAAAATACCCATGCACGAATGCCTTTGACGCTTCCAAGCGTACTGACCAGTAAAGATGCTTCTGATGGGACAACATTAAACTCAGCAAGCTTTTCTTTCGTTATTTTTATGTGAGCTGCCCCATTCTCAGACATATAAAAGTTCTGCAGTACATACCCCTGCAACTTCAGTACTTCAGCATCCATTTCGTACAGTGCGTTATACAGCGCTGATCTGTCAAAATCATATTTAATCAGTTCACCGGCATAGTCAAAAGTTTTTTGTGTCGTACTCGGGTATAAAAAGCGCCCGGTATCTCCAACAATCCCTCCATAGATCAGCCGTGCTGCAGCGTCTGACATCTTCAGTCCATCTGCTTTCCCGCTCAGATATAATTCATATATCATTTCACTTGCTGAGCTCGCAGATGTATCGACCCATAACAGATCTCCGTAAGGATCTTCATTAGGATGGTGGTCAATCTTAATTAATTTACTGCCGTTTTTATAGCGCTGATCATCAATTCTGTCAGTGTTAGCTGTATCACAGACAATGATGAGTGCTCCCTCAAAATCTTCATCCTTTAATTCATCAAGTTTATATAGAAAGCTAAGCGTCGGCTCCTCTGTTCCGGTAGTATAGACTTGCTTTTCAGGAAAAGAAGCCTTAATCACCTCTGCAAGTCCGGCCTGTGACCCGTATGCATCCGGATCCGGTCTGACATGTCTATGTAAAATAATTTTGTCATATTGCTTAATTTGTTCAATGATTTGCTCTTTCAATGTGTGTCACTCCCTGAATTAGTGGAATTTCCTCTGATAAGCCTTTACAATAATAGTAGTTTATTATTGGAGGAATCAAAATGGCAATATTAGTGTTTCTAATCATTATGTCCGGCGTTGCTTATCTCTATTTTAAGACGAAGCAGATCCGCACGCCCCGTCCTGTTGAAAAGGCCTGGCAGAAAAGCCGTGCCGGAATCGCACTTGGCGCAGGAATGGGATTAATCGGGCTGAATACCCTTTTTCTTTTTAACTTTGAGCTTGCAACAGATCTGATCTTCACTTATATCATCGCACTTGTTTTTATCATTATCGGATTTTCAAGTGCATGGATTCGATATAAAGCTTATAAACATTATACGCCTTTACTGGCTGAAGAAGAGAATAAATGGAATAACTAATATTATTTAAAAAGCATGCGGCAAACAACTAAGAGGATGGGACATTCAAAACAGTCCCATCCTCTTTTTTATTTTTCAAGCAGCTGACACATCATCATGGCTTTCCCCACGAGATTGCCATCACTAAACACTTCCACATCTACCTTACCGAACTTACGACCGACATCAAGAAGCTTCGGCACAACCTCAAGCGTACTTTCCATCTGGACCGGCTTAATAAAATAAATCGTGATATTTTCCACGACAAGGTCACTGCGCTTATATTCTTTCAGCAGCTGGTTCGCTGACTCAGTCACAAGCGTTGTAAATACTCCATAGGAAATTGCACCGAGGTGGTTTGTCATCTGTGGAGTGACCTGGAAGATCTGACGTTTGTTTTCATTCTTTTCAACCTGCAGTTCTTTTAATATCAGGTCATCGATGGTTTCTCCCATCTGTGGCTGCCGCTGGATCATCTGGAGCGCTTTTAATACATCCTGTCTGCTGATAACACCCTGGAGCTGATGTGATTCGTTAACAACAGGCAGCAGTTCAATCCCTTCCCAGATCATGATATGGGCTGCTGAAGCAACGCTTGTCTTTGCATTCACTGTCAGCGGATATTTTGTCATCACTTTTTCAAGCAGTTCATCTTTAGCACGACCGATAATGTCTTTAGCAGTAACCATTCCTGTCACTTTCAAAGATGAGGCGTCCACTACCGGAAAACGGCTGTGGTGTGTGTCTTTATTCAAATCTTCCCAGTCTTCAATTGTGGACTTTGAATGTAAATAATATGACTGTTCAAGCGGGATCAGAATATCATCAACCAGAACAATTTCTTTCTTAATCATCTGGTCATAAATCGCCCGGTTAATCATCGCAGCTACTGTAAATGTATCATAACTCGTTGAGATCACCGGCAGTTCGAGCTCATCGGCGAGTTTTTTTACAGGCTCTTCTGCATCAAACCCTCCTGTAATCAAAACAGCTGCACCGGCATTTAACGCGTATTCATGTGCTTTTGTTCTGTTTCCTACGATTAAAAGGTTGCCGGCTTCTGTATATCTCATCATGGCTTCAAGCTTCATCGCCCCGATTACAAACTTGTTAAGGGTTTTATGAAGACCGGTTCTGCCGCCGACTACGTGACCGTCTACGATATTGACTACTTCTGCATAGGTAAGGCGTTCTATATTTTCACGGATCTTTTTCTCAATTCTGATTGTACCAACCCGTTCAATGGTACTGACCATCCCTTTGTTTTCTGCTTCTTTTATCGCCCGGTAGGCTGTACCTTCGCTGACAGACATATGTTTTGCTACCTGTCTTACGGAAATTTTGTTTCCGACAGGCAGGGATTCTATATGCTGTAGTATTTGTTCATGTTTTGTCGCCAATCGATAATCCCCGCTTTCTCGTTCCTGCATGTGTTCTTTTATTATAACCGCAGTGGTAAGAAAGGTTCAAATCGAGTTTAAATTGCAGAAAAAAGAGACAGCGACAAGTTGTCTCTGTCTCAGTAACCGGCTCACTGCGTTTCAGGCGGACGCTTTCCGCAGCCGGGCGGTGAGCCTCCTCAGCTTCGCTTCCGGGGTCTCACCTGTCCCTTTTCCGCTGCTGGAGTCGCCGCCTTCCACTCCGTTCCCCTGAATAAAACTGTTTCAATTAAGAATACAATTTAACTTATTTTATAATTCTACGATGTCCCCGGCGTGCATCATTTTGCCTTGTCCACCTTTTAGCATGTTGATGAATTTTTCCGGGTCCTGTTTGATTGGCGGGAATGTGTTGTAGTGAATCGGGACGACGTGTGTGGCCTGGAGGAGTTCTGCTGCATATGCTGCATCTTCAGGTCCCATTGTAAAGTTGTCGCCAATTGGCAGAAATGCGATATCAATCGGGTGTCTGTCACCAATCAGTTTCATATCACCAAATAGTGCTGTGTCCCCTGCGTGATAAACCGTTTTTCCTTCTGCCATAAATAAAATTCCAGCCGGCATGCCAGTATAGATAATCTGGTTATCCTCGGTTGTGTATGATGAGCCGTGGAAGGCCTGTGTGAATTTCACTTTACCAAAATCGAATTCATAGGCACCGCCTATATGCATCGGGTGCGTGTTCAGCCCCTGCATTTCCATGTAATTTGCCAGTTCAAATGGCGCTACGACCAGTGCATTACTGCGTTTAGCAATTGCGACTGTATCTCCTACGTGATCGTTGTGTCCATGTGTGAGCAGGATTACATCCGGGTTCTGATCATCAGCATTCAGATCCGTTTGTTCATTTCCATTGATAAATGGATCTACAAGAATTGTTTTGCCGTTTGTTTCAATTTTAATAATTGAATGTCCATGGTAAGAAATTTTCATTTTCATTCCTCCTAGGTTACAATCTCACTCAAGTTTTCCCTTCCTGCAGGTCATGAAACATTTACATGTGCAAAAGATAGTGATAATTTTGAACTGACTGAAATTGAAAGGATGACAATAATGATCGGAAAAATTCAGGCTTACTTAAAATCAGAACAGGTTGATGGTGCTTTATTAACTTCTGTTGAAAATGTTACATATACGACCGGATTCAGAAGTGATCCGCACGAAAGATGGCTTGCTGTATGGATTCCTGCTGAAGGTGAGGCGATCTTAATCTGCCCGGGTATGGAAACATCGGATGCAAAAGCTGCGGGATGGCACGGGAAAATTATTGGCTATAGTGACACTCAGAGCCCGCTTGAACTATTAAAGAACGAAATTGGAGCTTTAAATAGTCTTGCGGTAGAAAAAAATCACCTGACAATAGATCGAATGGAATTAATTAGTCAGGTATTTGGCGAGTGCAGGATGACTGCTGCTGAACATTTCCTAAATGACCTGCGCGTGGTAAAAACAAAATCTGAAATTGAACTGCTGAAGGAAGCTGCTGCGCTTGCGGATTTTGCGATTGAAACCGCCTGCAGTGAGCTTGAAGAAGGAAAATCTGAACTTGAGGTACTGGCAAAAGTTGAATATGAGTTAAAGAAAAAAGGAATTACTGAAATGTCTTTCTCTACAATGGTACTGACAGGCGAAAATGCATCATCCCCTCACGGCACACCGGGTCAGACAAAGATTAAGAAGGGTGACCTTGTCCTATTTGACCTTGGGGTTGTTTATCAGGGTTATTGTTCTGATATCACACGCACAGTGGCTTTCGGTGAGATTACAGACCGGCAGCGTGAAATATATGACACCGTGTTGAAAGCAGAAATGACTGCACTTGCAATGGTAAAACCGGGTGTTAAATCAAGTGAACTTGACCTTGCTGCCCGTAAAGTGATTGAAGATGCAGGATACGGTGAATACTTCCCGCACAGACTGGGTCATGGACTTGGGTTGAACGTACATGAGTACCCATCCATTACTTCAGAAAGCGACATTACCCTTCAGGCAGGAATGACATTTACAATTGAACCTGGTATTTACGTGCCGGGTGTCGCAGGTGTCAGAATTGAAGATGATGTACTTGTGACTGAAAATGGCTATGAAACGCTGACGAAATTCCCGAAAACGCTGCAGACCTTCTGATAAAATAGTTTTTCTTCTTCAACAAAAAACGTCCGGCCACTAGTGTGATCGGACGTTTTTATATGACTATTATTAAGCTAGCAGCAGTTCTCTCACGTTTGCGTACTCCAAACCGTGCGCTTCAGCTACTGCATTGTATGTGACAAAACCGTCAAGTGTATTGATTCCGCTCATTAATGCTTCGTTATCGATACATGCCTGGCGATATCCTTTGTTCGCAATCTGGATACCATACGGAACAGTTACATTTGTCAGTGCAATTGTAGATGTTCTCGGTACTGCACCCGGCATATTCGCTACAGCGTAATGCACGACGCCGTGCTTTGTATAAGTAGGGTTATCATGTGTTGTAATCTTGTCAGTCGTCTCAAAAATACCACCCTGATCAATTGCAATATCAACTACAACTGCTCCTGGTTTCATTGCTTTAATCATTTCTTCGCTGACTAACTTAGGTGCCTTTGCACCAGGGATCAGTACTGCCCCGATGACAAGATCAGCTTCTGCTACACTTTCAGCAATGTTCAGCGGGTTAGACATGAGCGTTGTCACATCTTTCCCAAAAAGATCATCAAGCTGACGCAGTCTTTCCGGATTCAAGTCAAGAATTGTTACATCTGCTCCAAGACCCACTGCCATTTTAGCTGCATTCGTTCCAGCTACGCCACCACCGATTACCGTTACTTTACCTCTGGCTACTCCTGGTACACC
This region of Jeotgalibacillus malaysiensis genomic DNA includes:
- a CDS encoding alanine dehydrogenase produces the protein MRVGIPKEIKNNENRVAITPSGVYHFVNQGHEVLVEDGAGIGSGFTNEDYTAAGAQIASTAADAWSCEMVMKVKEPIASEYGYFHEGLILFTYLHLAPEPELTKALIDHKVVSIAYETVQLPNGSLPLLTPMSEVAGRMSTQIGAQFLEKIHGGMGILLAGVPGVARGKVTVIGGGVAGTNAAKMAVGLGADVTILDLNPERLRQLDDLFGKDVTTLMSNPLNIAESVAEADLVIGAVLIPGAKAPKLVSEEMIKAMKPGAVVVDIAIDQGGIFETTDKITTHDNPTYTKHGVVHYAVANMPGAVPRTSTIALTNVTVPYGIQIANKGYRQACIDNEALMSGINTLDGFVTYNAVAEAHGLEYANVRELLLA